The Piliocolobus tephrosceles isolate RC106 chromosome 4, ASM277652v3, whole genome shotgun sequence genome contains the following window.
TGAAAAATTGTCTATTCCCCATTGAGTTGTCAtttcacctttgtcaaaaatcaattgctaTTTATGAGTCTGGCTTTGGActttattccattgatctatgtgtttaTCCTTTCATAAATACTGCATTGCCTTGATTATCATatctttatagtaagtcttaaaactACGCATCATGATTccttcaactttattctttttcaaaattgttttggctaatttAGTTTCTTTGCCTTTCATATGAAGTTTAGAATTAGCTactctgtatctacaaaaaatcctACTGGGGTTTTGAATACGATtttgtcttccaatccatgaacatgaggtATATCTACTTAGGACCTCTTTGATTTCAGTTATCagcattttatgtcatttttcagCCTATATTCCAGTGTTCATTTTGGGGGAACTATTGTTAAgttgtattatttttgaaacatggGTTTCCAATTGCACATTGCTAGTATATACAGATGTGTTTGATTTTTGTCGActttgtatcctgtgaccttgcttAAACTTTATTAGTTTTGGGAGTTATTTTGTTGTTAACTTGTTAAGGTTTCACATAAACTACGAATaggaacaattttattttatccttttttattctaTGGGccttttttcttgcctgattgcagtGGCCAGAACAATACAGTGGAGAAAGTGGCCATCCCAGTCTTGTTCTGGATCTTAGGATTTTGAAAGCATTGTCTTTGACCATTATGTATGCAACCTGTAGGCCTTTCATAAATTCCCTTTTGTCATGGTGAGCAAGTTCCCATCTATTAATTTGTTGTTAGCAGAGTTTCATGAGTGGATGTTGAATTTTCTATGCTCTTTCTGTATCAGTTTGGTCATTTTTTCTTTAGACTGGTAAAATCATggattttattgattgatttcaGAATTTTGAGACAGCTTATATTTCCTTCCAACCCCAAACTTGGTCTGGTACATTATTCAGCTTATGtatctagatttttattttttgaggatttttatgtctGTGTTCATTTTGGATATTgtgcaattgtttttttttttcttgtattttagctTTATCTTGGCATGGTATCATGTTAATTCTGGTCTTACAAAATGAATTGTAAAATGAATTGAAAAGTGATTATTCTTTCCGGAAGAGATTTGTAGAATTTGTGTTAagtcttctttaaatgttttatgaatttaCTAGTAAGGTTTTAAACaatagttcaatttttaaaaatagagaatttatTGAGGTTTACTTTAGTTAAGTTTTAGTACTGTATGCctttcaaggaattggttcatCTAATCCTAtgtgcatagagttgttcatgGTATTTTCTTTGTGTCGTTCTAATGAGGAtctatactgttttcttggattcctAAGATTGGcagcttctctttttttgtcaaTCTTGCcagaagtttatcaattttactacttttttcaaaaattagttttttgttttgattgttcTCTATTAACTTGTTTACAATTgcattgattttcttctttttttttttcttccttctgcttgctttaggtttagtttggacttttttcttttttttaatagactggTCTCACttcatcacctaggctggagtagtgttatgatcatagctcactgcagcctcaaactcgtaAGGtcatgatcctcctacctcagccttctgaatggTTGGGACTATAGTggtatgccaccatacccagttagaGTTTCCTAGTTTCTTAAAGTGGGAGCTTAGAGTATTAAATCAAGACCTTTTTCTTGTTTAGTAAAAAGCAGTTGATTGTTATAAATTGCAGCACCAGCATGGCTGCATTCCAAGCACaatgatattttcatatattttaaaatattttttgagacttCTCTGTAGaatcatgaattatttagaagtgtattgtttaatttccaagtgtttggagatTTTCTTGCTGTTACTGATTTCCAGATTATGGTGaaaaaacatactttgtatgatttcatctCTTTTAAATTGTTAAGGTTTAAGACCCATGATGTGGTTTATCTTGGTTAGTGTTACATGTGTACTTGAAAAGAATGCTTACTCTGTTGTTTTAGGTAGAAGGGTTTTATGTCAATTAAATCTAGCTGGTTATTAGgattattctatttttctatatctttgctaaTTTCCTATTAATTCTATAGATTACTGAGAGAGGAATGTTTAAGTCTCCAACTGTAAATGAAAATTTGTCCAGTCCTCCTTTTAATGCTAccaatttttgcttcttttttttttttttttttttttgagtcttacCTTATAACTCAGGCTGGAACATAGTGGCTCTGTCAtgcttcactgcagcctcaaactcctgggctcagacagtcttcccacctcaggctcctcagtacctaggactacagatgttcatcactatgtccagctaatttttaattttttttttggagagatagggtctccctaagTTAagcaggctggtctttaactcttggcctcaagcaatcctcctaccttggtttcccaaagcattggaattacaggcatgaatgagCCTCTGCACCTAGTCTCTTCGTGTATTTTTAAGATCTGATAATACATGCTTACTTTTAGCACTGTCTTGGTGAattttaccattacataatgtcCCTAATTATCTTTGGCAATTTTGGTTGTTCCTAACTCTACTTTGATGAATATAAAAatggcttttttatttattttttgagacaagagccttactctgttgcccaggctggggtgcagtggtgtgatcttgtctcactgcaacatctgcctcacaggttcaagcaattcttctgcctcagccttcagagtaactggaactacaggtatgtgccacctaACCtagctgctttttgtatttttagtagagatggggtttcaccatgttggccaggctggtcttgaactcctggcctcaagtgatccgtccacctcggcctcccaaagtgctgggattacaggcatgagccactgcacttggccttaaAAATTGGCTTATCTTTTAATTCATCTTATTTGACTCATGTTTACTGTTTTTTGGTTTctgaaaaaaaggtttaataaataataacatattttatcaaAGTTATTCTATTAGTATAGAGAAATTCTGAGTGTTATTATTCTATGATCATGATGACAGCAGAGAAGTTAATGTGGCCAGAATATAGTTttgattaaaaattatacaagcaATTTCACTTGAGTCCAATTAATCTTCTATTTTGAGAGGTAATGTacacagtggttaagagcacagccTCTGAAGTCAGAACTGCCTGGCTTTGAATCCTACCTCCAAGTACCAGGTATAGACTAGGGGCAAATCATTAGGGTCTGTCTATTTCATTTGCAAATTGGGATAACCTCATTCAGTTGAGAGGATTTTAATGAGATGATTCATAGTACCAGACAGTAAAAATTATCACTGCCAGCCACAAAtgttaaattgaaaatatatatttttagataaggTGTCTCATAATTGTTACGTACAAGGTTcagatacctttttaaaaaatactatgaaaaattaaataagtctAAGGCAAGTCAGTTATAAAAGGAGGCTTCTTTTAtgaacaatttttctttcatcagtaacTCCTTGTAGTGTCGACTTTACAGGATGTTAGTTTGAACATGAACAGTTCAAAATCATATTAATTGCTTCAATTCGAATAATAATTACAATTGATCCAAGCAGGCTAACATAACACATGGTGGTTACCTGGCATTAGCAACCACGCTGCTGAAATGCTGTTTAATTAGGTAAGAGGGCTTGCACAAAACTTCAAGTGGGCTGAAACTAAGAGTAAATATGTATTAAGGATAGCATCCATAGCAGTGATGAATCTGAGTGATAAACGGGATTAATAATGCATAAACACCAACTTTTAATGCacattaaacaattatttatcatcattctatgtctattaaaaaaacattagaggctaggcacagtggctcatgcctgtaatctcagcactatggaagaacgaggtgggcagatcacttgagcccaagagtttgagtttgagatcagcctgggcaacacagtgacaacaccgtctctacagaaaaaaaaaaaaaaaaaattttagctgagtgcggtggcacgtgcctgtaatactagctatttcggaagctaaggtgggaggatctcctgagcttgGGCTgccgaggctgcaatgagctgagatcgcgccactaaaatccagcctgcatgacaagagtgaccctgtctcagaaaaaacaaaaagtaaagtgtCAGCTAATAGTCATACTATTAATAGGGATTTTATTGTTTCTGGTACTATGCATCTAAATTTAGTACTAAATTTAAATATACTGAGTAGAGATAGCTTTAAAGTTCTGTTACCACATTGCTAAAACAGTTAATtaaatcagaggagaaaaaagccACCCAGCAAAGGACTGAATTTCAGTAACTTTATTGAAAGGTATATCCCTTAGTACTAAAACATAATGGTAGTTGGTTAGTTTACCTCTGCCAACTCAAAATTAACAATGATGTATTCAAAATACTGAAATTTATCAGCcttttgagaaaactgaaaagtTACCCATAAAACATGGTTTACAAAAGTTAAGAATAAGATATACGTGGTTCTTTGGTTTTTCATTGTGTATTGATCCATAACATGATGTCAAATTGGTTACAGCCATTCTGGATAGACTCAGGCTATACATTGCACTGAGTAACTGTTTACAACACTTTAACACAGTACTTCTTACACTCACTGACATGGAGAATCCTAAACACTACCTCAGCAGCTTCATTCATAGTTATGAAGATGTCTACTTGCTTttcttaagactttttttttgcaCAGTAAGGGCATCAGTGGAAGtatattctctttttataaaactgCCATCACTTCTAACTTAAAAAAGTCTTTAGTAAAAAAACTTCTGGAGTGTAGAATCTAGCCTGAACTTACCTTAGTGTGGGAAAGCAAGTTTTCGAAGTGGTAATTTGAGTTACTAATACAATAGAAACTGATTTGCTTGATGGGATTCAGTTTGCGACAGTACGATctgtataaaaattttttattgtagaTACAAATGTCACctgttttctagaaaaaaatattaaaagataactTAATGAATATGCCAAACTTTATaggtctgtatttttctttatataaaatgccctcaaatttaaatgtaattccCATATAGCAATAAAGTCCACATCTCTAGATTATCTATTACTTGCATTATGGGGTGTGTTTATACTGCCTACAATGTTAACCCTTATTATGCCTTAAAAGTGCATTTGTGAAATGTTCCTTTTGACATAAACCtcataacttaaaatttaatatttaaattaagtaGGAGTAGGATTAGAATAATGAGAGTGATTGAAGCTGTGGGAAGACTGATAGTTGATAGTATTAGTGTGACTCCTCCAATACCATTTTTAATACCACCTAAATATACTGATCCAATATCTAAAGTTAGATCAATGATAGAAATGAAGATTCACAGTTTACCTTCTCAGGCTTGTCATTAGCATTTCACATTTAGGCTTTTAGCTTTGATTTGAATGCTTCACAGATGAATTCAAATCTAAACATAATTCTACTACAGCGTAATATTAGGCAGTTTTCCCAAGTCTGAGACCATCATGCTTATCTCGTGATGTTTTGAGGCTTCATAGCTTAAATCCATTGTAACATATGGAATCCATAGaacaaggttgtggagaaaggcTTCAGCGAAGTTTTTTGGTGCTGTAATAAtcctatttaaataaagaaaacaaaatccaacttAACAGAAGCCAGTCTGCCTAAATACTAAATATTAGATATGAGATTTTCATATCTAATAGTCATAATCATATGTAGATGtattaaatgttaacatttagtTTAGAGTAAAGAAATCACCACTGAGTTAGGAAATTTAGATGGCAAGAATGTATATCACATATGCAGAAAgcaagtttacattttttatgcaTATAACTACTTTTTAGTAGTCCAGCAATGACAGGTTACTATAGTGTTGACACACTCTGACAGTTTCCAGATACCCAATGTAGAGACTGACTATCATatcctactttttcttttaagtacAATATCCAAGTTCATATTGATTTTGCTTATAAGTGAACAGTCTCAAATTAGTTTATACATGGTTCAGATTTCTGGTGCTCAgcttatgtaattttaaataagtcAGAGTTTGGGTCTACATACAGCAAGATCATGTGTAATTAAAAAAAGGCATGATTTTAGTGCTACAAGGAGGATGCTGTTCTCTAAGCTGAAGATTTAATGAAATGGCTAACGTATGTATCAGAGGTTGGATAATTCCTTACTCCTAAGGTGTTGTACCTTGTATATAGTAAAGGCGTTCAAATATTAGTTGACTAGATCAGTGATGTCATCTCCCCCTTTACTATTCCaactctgttttgtttattttgaagatACTCTTTTTCAGTTGAAAATTATGGCattgaaaattttctgtatatggaGAATAATAATGGACCAAATTTACCAGTTAAGGGACCATTTCAGGAATTGTTGGAAGGTGAGTTATTCTGTAGTAACTATGCTTCAATTGTCGTGCAGTACGCCCAGAAACAATCCATTTCAACTTCTGAACATTTGGTTTGGAACACTTGTTTGATGAATATTCAGTTAAACACTTGGATACAAGCTCTTGCCAGAAGGTCAAATCTCTGCCATTTATCtgtacataaatttaaaaaattattactcaAAGTCAGTCCCACCTTATTTAACTACATTAATAAAAGGAATCCTATGAACATGTGTCtttgctcattaaaaaaatttaaggataGCTTCTTAAGTTTCAAATAAACATATGACATCTCATTTTACTTCAGGAGATACAAGGGGTTTAGTTTCTTTTACAGCTGTTAATAGGATTTAGGCTACGTCCTCGACATACCTTGGAATGTTTCTGAAGACATTCTACTCCTTCTGTTAACTCTATACACTTCTGTGCTTGGATCTCTAATGCAATGATAGACAGTGCCAACACAGAAGgctaaaagagagaaatttaaagtaaATGCCAAATATAAAAACAGGTCATAAAATAGGCgtaatctttataaaatatttacctttgCTTTAGAAAATATGATCCTGCAATGACATGCCTTAAGTTGAGCTTCTAGTCTTTCAAAATTAATgctatttctcctttaaaaagaaaatacttttattagGTAATATTACATCTAGTCAAAAGATGTTTTTAGAAAAACACTGAAGTCAGGTTTTAAAGTGAAGCTTACGCACATTTATCATAGCAAGTGAACTATTTAAAGGAATTCCCCTTCCATCAGGGATACTAACTTCTTAAGGCACCACATGGGAGTTTTAAATGATTTgggccaaaaaattaaaatgaatagtgCTATGCCACAGATATCAAGATTTATTAtcttttagttttaataaatatttcaacatCTACTGAAGGTCCTTTTTTCCATAAATTTGTGCTAGATGCTTTCCTACTAGGTTCTATAAACGTCGAAATATACTTTAATCCCAATAATTCGCTTTAATGAAGCTATTGACGATGgaacattttctcacttatgaTGGACATTAAAGTTCAAGGAGCCACAGCtgtcattttacttatttttattagaattctATGAGGATACTGATTTTATGCAATATCCGTACAATACCATTCTGATTTCCAGATCTCTCTTGTTCAAAACAAAGGTCACTTACCTTTCAAGTGGCAAGTTCTCTTGAAGGAGTGAATAATACAGTTGAAGAAATTGAAAGGCAGTAGTACCTTTGACTTTCCAACACACCTTCTCCAATACAATCTTTTCCATTCTCATCAAGTCTGAAACCGTAAACCTATATTGACTTATTCGGATCAAGTCAGTTGCCAATGGGACATTCCTTTCCTCTTCTATTGATTTTACAGCCAGATAGAAGCAGCTCAGTCCAACACAACCAAGGTGCTTTGGCTGtacctaaaaaaacaaaaacaaaaccagtaaGCCCATGACTCTACCTTATTTCAATTAAAACATAAAGGATAATCTAGAACTCAGAcccaatattttgaaaatgtatatctGAGGTTTATTTCTCAGCTGTGATGGACTTAACACAATCCACTCATACCTAAACTATAGCCTATCAACACTATGGACCCCACTTAGAACCAATTTTTGAGTAACTGGACTGAGTTTCAGTATAACGTTTGGCTCAGCAtagaaaaattgtgtttttttttttaatcactgtagAAGTATACGTAAACATTGTTCTAGTTTGATCAAGTAAGTTAACTAGTCAAAGATATACGACGACTGAAATACTTAATGGCTTATTTACAAAATAAGCCATTTCTTTCCAGGATGTTGTATTTTTTCCAGGCTCTTGTCTTTGTGGGAACACatataaaacagttttaaaatactatgGCATATACTGTTTACTCTGCCTCTAAGGGTTCTATCCACTAGTAatctttatcatttaattttctgaatgtcTGCAGTATGAGGCACAGTCAAAACTTTATCCAGTTGTTTACTTCCAGCTCACATGAAACTAAGCTGTTACCAGTATTAATATCTCTGTGCTCTCTTTCTTCTTGTAACCTCTTCAGCAGTGCACTTATACCTCTTTAAAAGAATAAGGTAGTTACTCTTCTTACCTTGACTTGTACATAAGAGCAATGATCTTATTCTCACATTAGACTGAATTATACCTGAGGGACAGCTGtatattattcatttatgtaacatttatagattcaaaggtAGTGACTACACATGTGAAATGTCAAAAGAGGTTAATTAGTCTGTTGAAGCAAATTTCTTGaatcttcaacaaatattgaagTCCTTTCTTATGATACACTGTATTAGATACCAAGGACTAAAATGAGTTTCCCTCTAATTGCCACATCATCTTATTTTCCTCCAGTGACCATGGGTGTACGGGAAAGGCAGATGCATTTGTAACAGTTAAGCTCTGAAAGTGACATAGTCTTGTTTATCTAGTATAGGAAAATAGTTGCTCCTCCTTCAGATACACTCTCCTCCCTACTGCGTGTACACTGAAGCTGGAAATGCCAAGCATAAGCAAGTCTTGACTAGGTCTAAGGCCATaacatttacaattttatatatgGGTAGTGATTAAGAAATATATCTTATAATCTTAGCCACAATGTAGCCTCTAATAACTTTCTGACAATACATTTGTTTATatctaaaaatagtaaataaatggaCCAATCCAACCTATCAAGaagggttttttaaaaacagccaatTTTCTTACTAGGAAACTACAATTAGTTACTTGATATTAgactatttttcatttcagaatttAAGTCTAATATCTGATGTACTCTTATGATAAGAAATCATATTAATGCTCTAGTAGACAAAATTAATGTTTTGGCTACgtgctgaaaataaaaaaggtcAAGTTTATGAGTATCAGCCAAAAGGTAAcaattccatctccaaaacacaCTGAGCaaaatcacaaaagtgttgcTTCAAACATACCTTCATTTTAGACAGGAATCTGTCCAGTAAATTCACAGCTAGAGAAAATGTCTCTGTGTCGAAGCCAAAGAACTGAGTTAGACTTAGAAGATCTTTTACTTCAAAGTCCCTTAGTCTTGCAGTCATTCTGAGGCCATTATCATGTGCAGACTCAATTAGTCTCAAGCCACAGACCTTTGGCTGACATCTAGACTCCTGTTCCAACAGGGCATTCAGCTGGTGTAGCAGTTTCTGAGAGTCAGTTGTTGTCAGTACCTCTATCatctatatatagaaaaaaaagaccagaaaggAGTGTAAGTagtctttcctgctttccttgGCCATCTTTGCACTGGGCCAAGAAATGATTTATAAGTCTCCCATCCCCCAATGCGGCTAGTGCATCTAAGTCATTGCAAAGTGccatctgttatttatttcccTTCTACAAGTTGGTCACATcctaaatgtgttttgttttgttttttttttgagacggagtcttgctctgttgccaggctggagtgcagtggcacgatcttggctcactgcaacctccgactccccggttcaagcaattctcctgcctcagcctcccaagtagctgggattacaggggtgcgccaccacgcccagctaatttttatatttttagtagagatggggtttcatcatgttggccaggatggtctggatctcctggcctcgtgatccgcccgcctcggccttccaaagtgctgggattacaggcgtgagccaccgcgcccggccggaaccatgctttttagaaaaacaaaatgcaaatctTCAAGAAATACTTGTTCAACTTATACCTTGTCAATAGATAACCACGAATAAACACCGTAAGACAGGATACCGAAAGTGAAAAGCAGATGGTAGTTAAGTATTCTGCCACATTTTAACAACATGAACGGTTCAAGTTACTTAATTGTACTTAGTTCCTCATTTATAAAGTAGGGATAAGGTTTATGACCTACCTCACAGATTTGTGTGAGTTAAATGAAATCACGTAAAGAGCTTAGCACATATAGTAGGTGCCTAAAAAACACTGAACAATAATGAGCTTGAGCTTATTTctagatttataaaatgagggtaaCAATATCTGTCGCTGAATGTGAAGACTGAACAAGATTCACCACTTATAGAGTATAGCACAGTTCTTGGCACACAATACTCAATATTAGTCAACTTTTATTGTTGTTAGGAAAGGAAACTTAAAAGGTGACATTAGGAGCACGCATTGGGGCgggggggtgggtgggtgttGCTAACCTAGTCTGAAAGATGAACCTGGGAATTCCATTGATTTAAGTGTGCATAGCACAACCGTGTCCCGGGCACAAGCTAAGCCCTAGATAAACGGAAGGTCCCTCCCCACACCAACCTAAAGACAGGAAGGCGGAGATCTTCAGAGCTGGTCATGTGAGGAACCTCTAACTGCAGGGGTTCCATTCTTCCTCCCCTGGCTAGTCCCTGGGACTGGGCCGGCAGACACTAAGGCACCCCAGGAGGCCGGATCCGGCTCCGCCCCTCCAGCCCGGGACTAGCCTGGGCTTGTGCTCACAGCAGCGGTAGAGTTAACTGCGGCAAAGGGCGCGGGCCAGACCTACTCCTCGCTCCACGCCCCCAACCCCGCTCCCCACCCGCACCGGGCGGTCAAGCCCCGCGCAGTCCCACTCACCTTGACAGCGACTGCAGCTCCTCAGCGGTAACCACCCTCCCCGGGCCTGCTCCCCTCACCCCACGATATTAGATCCAAGAGGCCTACGAGGAGAGGGGACTCGTAGGCAAGAGGAGAGAGACCCGGGGAGGGGGCGCTGTCCTGGGTGGAGGTCTCGGCAGCGCAGCCGAGACGACTTGGCCCTGATCAGGGTCAGCTCGGAGCCGAAGGGGCCGCGCCTGCCCTGCGGAGGAATATATTGGAGGGTGGGGCTTTCTCGAGAGAAGGGGGCATTTTCGCCTCTGATTGGTGTAATTCTTTTGATGGATGGCCTCCGCTATCCGTAAATGGCTGGGCCGTGGAGTGAGAAGCCCGGCCAATCAGCTCACACTTCCCGTTATCTGGCGTCAAATTCCCCAGCCCTCTTCCACGCCCCTACCTCTAAGCGTCTCTCATTGGAGAATTTAACAAAGTGTCTTCATTCAGTAGGGGGCCGAACTAAATACACTATGCACCAACCCTTGCATGGGTCAGGTCAATCGGCTGCCAGCCGGATTGGCCAGCGTATCATTCCAGAATGTACTGTTTGTTCTGTGGGGTTTAGGAGTTCTACAGTGGTTCTGCCCCATCTTTCTAAAAATACAGtgagtagtttaaaaaaaaaaaagtcaaccttTGATTTTTTCATTACAGATAAAGAGGTGGTGGAATTTATATGGTGTGGTGGTTTATCAACTTCCAGAGTGCCCTCTTCGTGAACTTTGAAAGTCAGTTGATTCTTGCCTTAGTTTGCTTTTTGTACAATTTATCAAATAATGGAGTTGGACTGTGTAATTTCTTGACCCGCTAGCAATTTTCTGAATTTGcttttaaagcaaatttaaagagaaaagttGGTACAATTTTTCAATTGCTTAAAATGAAAGGTGTGTGGCAGACTGTTATCAGGAATAATTGTGGTGAGTGTGAATCCCAGTCTACAGAGCAGAATGTAAAGCAATATTACTCTTTTTATTTACTGTAAATAACTTAATCTCTATGAGCCTCTTCTATGCCAGATTAGTGGGAAAATAATTAGCCTGAACTCTTCTTAGACTCTCCTCACTCTTGCTTTCCCAGATCATCACAAGTGAGAAAAGTCCATTAGTAAAAGGGCCTGAAAAAGGGCGCACAAGGAGTCAGTTCTAAACTCTTATGAATTACACAGTAGTTGGATGTCTCTATTCTCATGGCCCCAGTTCAGTCTCTCTTACTGTGACAAAGTGAAAATCTGGAAGATTGGCTGTCACCTCTGCTGTTTGCCCTGCCGTGTACTTACCTAAGGCAATGCCACAGAACAAAACTCTGGAAAGGGGGAaaaggggtggggaggaaggggaaggaaaaacaaaagaaaacattaatacCTCACAATAATACCTTAGCCACGTAATCAGGTCAGTTTAAAAAACTGGGACTCAAATGGGGAAGAGGCCTTTCTTCCTCTTGGAAATAAAAGCTTACCTAGTGAATATGAATTGGCAATTTATAACCTTTaacaagtaattttatttaaaaatactttttgctcTAATGTGTAAGTTTATAAATGtggtttttccttttgccttttaGTTCCTAGTATTAATTCCTAAAATTAGGAATGTGtatgcacaatttttaaaaaatggctaggccgggcgcggtggctcaagcctgtaatcccagcactttgggaggccgagacgggcggatcacgaggtcaggagatcgagaccatcctggctaacacggtgaaaccccgtctctactaaaaaatacaaaaaactagccgggcgaggtggcgggcgcctgtagtcccagctactccggaggctgaggcaggagaatggcgtaagcccgggaggcggagcttgcagtgagctgagatctggccactgcactccagcctgggcgacagagccagactctgtctcaaaaaaaaaaaaaaaaaaaatggctaaagcatcataaaatctttatggcagactgggcacggtggcgcacacctataatcccagcactttgggaggccgaggcgggtggatcacctgaggtcaggagtttgagaccaacctggccgagatggtgaaaccctgtctctactgaaaatataaaaattagctgggcatggtggcacgtgcctataatc
Protein-coding sequences here:
- the CCNG1 gene encoding cyclin-G1; protein product: MIEVLTTTDSQKLLHQLNALLEQESRCQPKVCGLRLIESAHDNGLRMTARLRDFEVKDLLSLTQFFGFDTETFSLAVNLLDRFLSKMKVQPKHLGCVGLSCFYLAVKSIEEERNVPLATDLIRISQYRFTVSDLMRMEKIVLEKVCWKVKGTTAFQFLQLYYSLLQENLPLERRNSINFERLEAQLKACHCRIIFSKAKPSVLALSIIALEIQAQKCIELTEGVECLQKHSKINGRDLTFWQELVSKCLTEYSSNKCSKPNVQKLKWIVSGRTALKWSLNWIITAPKNFAEAFLHNLVLWIPYVTMDLSYEASKHHEISMMVSDLGKLPNITL